The following is a genomic window from Chryseobacterium ginsenosidimutans.
AGTGATCTTTTTGTAGCTTTATTAGATACTGTTAAAACCAATAAAGGTATAGAAACGTATTATAAAAAATATGAAGAAGATGAAGGAGAAATACCAAAGGCTTGCATTAAATTTGACAAAACAATGTCTATAATTGGAGCTACTTATCCAGCATATGAGCTTGCTAATACGAATTGGAAAAGACCACAATTATTTTACACGTTGTTTGTTAGTATTGCGCATCTTCTTTATAAAGTAAAGGGACTAGAGGATATAAAAAATGAGGTTGTTATAAATGATAAAAATATTGGGAAATTACGAAGCATTTTGGATGAAATTTCATCCAAATATGATTATTTTACGGAAGAAAAAGATGTAGAAATACCCAGTGATTATAAAGATTTTATTAATTATTCAAGAAGAGGTACAACAGATACAATAGCAAGAATTTCAAGAGCAAACTTTTTGTCAAAAAAAATTGTTGATGGAATAAAGGATTAATAATTATGAACAAAAAGAGGATTAAAATTTCAGCGGTTTATAATGATTTTATTCAGGAAATTAATAGTCATAAAAAATTAGATGAATTAAATCAGGATAACTTTCAAACAAAGAAAATAACTAAGAAGCAATTACATGTTCTAACTGAGTTTGTTTTCTTTAACTCTTTTATTGCTTATGAAAATTTTATAAGAGATATTTTCTTGCTGTATGTTTTGGGTAAAAAGAATAATAATAATGACAATGTTATCTCTTATTTAAAGCCAAAAGATTTTTTTCATGCAGAGAAGCTTATCCAATCGTCAATGAATATTGTAGATTGGAATAGCCCTGATATAATCATAGAACGAGCAGAATTATTCCTGAAGGATGGTTTTCCTATTAAAATTCAGTACACCACAAACAAAACCAAATTGAATTCATACAAAAGTTTAAGAAATCATATAGCTCACAAATCCTCAAAATCTTTAGAAAGCTACAAAAAAGTTGTACGCGCTTACTATGGTGTGAATCCTTTAAATACTCCCTCAGTTGGTGAATATCTATTATTGACTTCGAAAGTTGACACTACAAAATATCATCTGTTAGAAACGTTTGATTTATTTACTACGCTATCCAATAATTTAAAATAATTAGAAATAGTTTACTGATTTATAATAATTAGAAATTAAGTATTGAATTAAATTACTTTATATTTATCTACAAAAGTTTTTATATTTCTCAGCCACATAATTAATATATAAACCTCGCCCTCCGCGAGGTTTTCCTATTTCAAAAAAACAAACTCCCATCCCATACTATTAAAAAATATTTTTATATTTGTTTTTAAGAATAACAAAAAACAAAATGATGATCTATAAAAATAATCCCGCAGTTCATGCGCAGGCTTCCAGCACTACCGGTTTCCATAAAAATCTCAATTGTAACCCACAACTTACAGAACTCAAGAATCGGTAAAGTAGTATGGTAGATCGTTCAAGGAGTTCGAAGACCGCTTCAACCATTTCGAAATGGTGTTTAAGCATTCAGTAGAGATCAACAACAACTTTGTTAGGGCGTTCAAGTGTTTTGTAATGGCAATCAACCGTTCCCTTGAGTCCGTCAAGCATTTCGAAGAAGCCATCAACCACTCCGAAGAGGTAATCAAATACAATTTTTTGTTTTACAATACTTTACAGTCTTTTTAAGGAAATGTATTTATTCAACAATCAATATATAGTAGACTTCAATTATATTTTTAAACACAAAAAATTAATACCATTATGAAAAAAGATCAGGTAATACGTGACTTCAATCTGGCAGATTCTGTTCTGAAACAAAAAGCAGATGAATTGATCGCTCTAATCGACAGAGACATCGCCGAATTTACAGACCGTGGCTACAACGCCGCAAAAAAGGCTGAACTGACGACCGCACGAAATACGGTAGACAATTTCCCAAACGATGAACAGCTGGAAGCCATCAAAATGAATCTCACCGAACAAAAAGATGCCGCCAGAAAAGCACTGGAAAAAACGATGCGCAGTATTTTTAATGGGGCAGAAAATGTTTTCGGACAGGGTAGTGCCAAATACAAGGAGTTCGGCAATGCCATGATCAGTCAGCAAAGCGATGCAGAGATTGTGCGTGTTGCCAAGATTATGAGCCTTACGGCAGAAAAATATCTTACAGAACTTTCGGACGAAGGTCTTACTGCAGAGAAAATTGCAACGCTTATTGCCCAACGTAATGCACTGGATGTCGCTATAGATGCACAGGCGCAAGGTATTTCTAATCGGGATGTCGCCGCAGAAAGTAGAGTAGGCACTCAACAAACTTTATCAGCTGCTCACAAAATACGCAGGCATCGGCCAGGATATTTTCTATGAAACCAACGAAGCGAAATACAACGACTATATCATCTATGACACGCCAAGCGGACTGCCGGAAACTGCGCCTACAAATCCTGTGTAAATTACGCCCTATCAAATTCGCTCCGTCAGTCACTCTCCGTCAGTTCGAGTGTTTTCGCAGCGAAGCGTAGAAAATGTATCGAGAACCAATGAGCTACAGACAGCATATGGATCAAAAATTTCTCGATACGGTTTTTTCAAAACCTACTCGAAGTGACGACGTCCTTCTACTATATCAAAGTTGCTCCGTCAGTCGCATCGTCAGTTCGAGTGTTTTTCGCAGCGTAGCGGAGAAAAATGTATCGAGAACGAGTGAATTGTAAACTGCCCATAAATCAAAAACTTCTCGATACGATTTTCAAAACCTACTCGAAGTGACGACGTACTTATAACAAAGTTGCTGTGTCAGTCGCATCGTCAGTTCGAGTGTTTTCGCAGCGCAGCGGAGAAAAATGTATCGAGAACAAGTGAATTGTAGACTGCCCATAAATCAAAAACTTCTCGATACGATTTTTCAAATCTACTCGAAGTGACGTCTCCGTTTACATTATAGCTAAGTCAGTCGTATCGTCAGTTCGAGTGTTTTTCGCAGCGCAGCGGAGAAAAATGTATCGAGAACCAGTGAGCCACAGACAGCATATGGATCAAAAACTTCTCGATACGGTTTTTTCAAAACCTACTCGAAGTGACGTTCGTTCAATCAAAACTTATATACAATTAATCATGCAAACTTCATTTGTCTACATCTTACTTTGTGCCGACAACACCTATTACACCGGTGTAACAGAAAATGTATACAAACGTTTTGACGAACATCAGGACGGTAAACATTTTGGTTCTTACACCTTCACAAGACGTCCGTTACAATTAGTATATTTCTGCCAATTTATGGATATTGAACAAGCGATTGTTTTTGAGAAAAAGATTAAGAAATGGTCGCAGGCAAAAAAATTAGCATTAATTGAAGGAAGGTATGAAGACCTGCCTAATCTTGCGAAAAAGAATTTTAATAAGTAAATTATTTCTCTTATGAATTATATCCGTCAGTCGAACTCCATCAGTTCGAGTGTTTTTCGCAGCGTAGCGGAGAAAAATGTATCGAGAACAAATGAACCATAGACATACTATGAATGAAAAACTTCTCGATACGATTTTTTCAAATCTACTCGAAGTGACGTCTCCGTTTACATTATAGCTAAGTCAGTCTTATCGTCAGTTCGAGTGTTTTTCGCAACATAGCGCAGAAAAATGTATCGAGAATCGGTGAATGACAAACTCCGGTCGTTGGATCACCAACTTCTCGATACGATTTTTTCAAAAATCTACTCGAAGTGACGAAAAGATAGACTTTATCAAATAATAACGATCCCTTTCAGTTTCTGAAAGGGATCGTTATTTAATTAATTTCTGATTAGTAAACTGGAATTAAATATTCAAAGCCTTTTGATACGCATTTTCCAGACCATCAAGATTTTTACCGCCAGCTGTAGCGAAACCTGGGTTTCCGCCGCCGCCGCCCTGGATTTCTCTTGCTAAATCTTTAATAAGTGCTCCAGCCTGATAAATTCCTGCTAAATCATCGGAAACACCAACGGTAATCATTGGTTTTCCGTCTGCATCAGAAAGAATAATCGTTATTGAAGTCGGAATTTCTCTCTTCAACTGGAAGACGATATCTTTTACCGAACCGGCATCCAAAGAAGTTTTTTTTACCAAAAGTAATTTATCGCCTTTCTGCTCGTAAGCTCCTTTCCAGTCGCTGATTTCGCCTTTTGCTTTTTCTTTTTTCAAAGATTCAACTTCTGATTTCAATGAAGTGTTTTCTTCGATTAATTTCTCGATAGATCGTACAATATCTTTAGATTTTAATAATTGAGAAAGTTCGGAAACCTGTTTTTCTAAATTCTTAAAATATTCTTCAGATTTATCTCCTGAAATCGCTTCAATTCTTCTGATTCCCGCAGCAGCAGAACTTTCAGAAGTGATCTTGAAATGACCTATTTCGCTTGTGTTTTTAACGTGAGTTCCACCGCAAAGTTCCTTCGAACTTCCAAACTGAATCATTCTCACACTATCCCCATATTTTTCCCCAAACAAAGCCATTGCCCCTTTGTCAATCGCTTCTTTGATAGGGATATTTCTGAATTCCTGTAAGGCAATACTTTCTTTAATCTTGTGGTTAACTTTTTCTTCAACCAAAGCCAATTCTTCCTCCGTCATTTTATTGAAATGGGAGAAGTCAAAACGCAGATAATCAGGGCCAACGTAAGAACCTTTTTGTTCAACGTGAGTTCCCAACACTTCTCTCAACGCTTCATGCAATAAGTGAGTTACCGAGTGGTTTGCCTGAGAATTTTTTCTGTCGGTTGCCTCTACTTTAGCATAAAAAACGGCACCTGCATCTTTCGGAAGTCCGTTAATTAGTGAAATAATTAATCCGTTTTCCTTTTTTGTTTCTAATACTTCAAAACTTTCAACAGCATTTTCAAGAACGCCTTTATCACCAACCTGTCCACCACCTTCCGGGTAGAAAGGGGAGTTGCTCAAGACCACCTGATAAAATTCGCCGTCTTTATTTTCTACTTTTCTGTATCTTGTAATATAGGTTTCAGCTTCAATTTGATCGTAACCGACAAACTTTTCTTCTTTTTCTTCCAAGGTTACCCAGTCGTATACTTTTTGAGCAGAATCAGCCTTTGAACGAATTTTTTGCTTTTTCATTTCGGCTTCAAAACCTTCTTCATCGATTGTCAAGCCTTTTTCTTCTGCAATAATTCTCGTTAAATCATCCGGGAAACCGTA
Proteins encoded in this region:
- a CDS encoding GIY-YIG nuclease family protein, coding for MYREPVSHRQHMDQKLLDTVFSKPTRSDVRSIKTYIQLIMQTSFVYILLCADNTYYTGVTENVYKRFDEHQDGKHFGSYTFTRRPLQLVYFCQFMDIEQAIVFEKKIKKWSQAKKLALIEGRYEDLPNLAKKNFNK
- the alaS gene encoding alanine--tRNA ligase is translated as MTSQEIRQKFLDYFKSKDHLIVPSAPIVLKDDPTLMFSNSGMTQFKDFFLGYKTPTAPRIADTQKCLRVSGKHNDLDDVGRDTYHHTMFEMLGNWSFGDYFKKDAIAFAWELLTEVFGIPKENLYVTIFEGDASENLERDQDAYDFWKSHISEDRIINGNKKDNFWEMGESGPCGPCSEIHVDLRTPEEKTKVSGLELVNNDHPQVVEVWNLVFMEFNRKADKSLEKLPQQHVDTGMGFERLCMALQGKSSNYDTDVFTPLIAKVEELSGKKYTGILENEKDIAIRVVVDHIRAVSFAIADGQLPSNGGAGYVIRRILRRGISYSYRFLDMKEPFLFQLVAVLQEQMGTFFPELEKQGTLVTEVIKSEEESFLRTIENGLIRVEKLIQQTISNNSKVLPSEEVFELYDTYGFPDDLTRIIAEEKGLTIDEEGFEAEMKKQKIRSKADSAQKVYDWVTLEEKEEKFVGYDQIEAETYITRYRKVENKDGEFYQVVLSNSPFYPEGGGQVGDKGVLENAVESFEVLETKKENGLIISLINGLPKDAGAVFYAKVEATDRKNSQANHSVTHLLHEALREVLGTHVEQKGSYVGPDYLRFDFSHFNKMTEEELALVEEKVNHKIKESIALQEFRNIPIKEAIDKGAMALFGEKYGDSVRMIQFGSSKELCGGTHVKNTSEIGHFKITSESSAAAGIRRIEAISGDKSEEYFKNLEKQVSELSQLLKSKDIVRSIEKLIEENTSLKSEVESLKKEKAKGEISDWKGAYEQKGDKLLLVKKTSLDAGSVKDIVFQLKREIPTSITIILSDADGKPMITVGVSDDLAGIYQAGALIKDLAREIQGGGGGNPGFATAGGKNLDGLENAYQKALNI